In Bdellovibrio bacteriovorus, the following are encoded in one genomic region:
- a CDS encoding bifunctional alpha,alpha-trehalose-phosphate synthase (UDP-forming)/trehalose-phosphatase: MLTHSKRIFVSNRLPFTANTKTQTLTRGSGGLVSALLGVNLEESFYWMGFETDSASARLLAEKSHEIQKNLICHPVLLSKEIYDTYYDGISNDLLWPLFHYETQLAVFNRENWDVYRQANAVMAEEILKVANEGDTVWIHDFHFLLLPKMLKEKNPHIKIGFFLHIPFPAAEIFRQLPVREEILRSLTACDLVGFHEHSYLRHFISCMKAFLGVDSTLFKAEVGNHTLNLGVYPISIDTEEFKRKAESPKVEKLSQSYRTQGTGQFKLLGIDRLDYTKGLELKLKGFQKALRMYPELVGKVSLLQVAVPTRLKVPLYGEIKKNLDQLVGAINGEFGTPDYVPVQYIFKSISEETLLALYRRADATLVTSKRDGMNLVAMEYVIAQDIQTPGVLILSEFTGAASLLPDALIINPWDAEMVAKSIHRSFTMPLEEKRQRMHNLQQTLMRYSASAWAEGFLADLEQHDAMIKKDCQTLPASPDHWPSQMQIHLRSNKVRLILDYDGTLTPLKPKPELAVLDPAVREVIAKLNDDIEVFIVSGRPRSFLEEQFGNMPVNLVAEHGAFYKLAGQKWQSRINSDIRSWYNDVSSAMESYSVKVPFSFVEKKEASIVWHYRQSPPEFADYMAKKLDDELNTCLGNQPVSIMMGSKIVEAKANECNKGSFLRWLMQSSFRDTAYYICVGDDRTDEDMFKVLENKGVGIKVGMSATSASYRISSQSEVLSLLTSMNTFIRNQYGFLRSANA, from the coding sequence ATGCTGACACACTCTAAAAGAATTTTTGTAAGTAACCGACTTCCATTCACTGCCAATACAAAAACCCAAACCCTCACTCGAGGTTCGGGGGGACTTGTTTCGGCGTTATTGGGAGTGAACTTAGAGGAGTCTTTTTACTGGATGGGTTTTGAAACCGATTCCGCGTCAGCCCGCCTGCTGGCAGAAAAAAGTCATGAGATTCAAAAAAACTTGATCTGTCACCCCGTTCTTCTTTCTAAAGAAATTTATGACACTTATTATGACGGAATCTCAAATGACTTGTTGTGGCCCTTATTCCACTATGAAACTCAATTAGCGGTATTCAATCGCGAAAACTGGGACGTGTATCGTCAAGCCAATGCCGTGATGGCCGAAGAGATTTTAAAAGTGGCCAATGAAGGTGACACCGTGTGGATTCACGACTTTCACTTTTTACTCTTGCCTAAAATGTTGAAAGAAAAAAATCCGCATATCAAAATCGGCTTTTTTTTGCACATTCCTTTTCCCGCAGCTGAAATATTCCGTCAGCTGCCGGTGCGAGAGGAAATCTTGCGCAGTCTGACGGCTTGTGACCTGGTCGGTTTTCACGAGCATTCCTACTTACGTCATTTTATTAGCTGCATGAAGGCTTTCTTAGGTGTGGATTCGACGCTGTTTAAAGCTGAAGTCGGCAATCACACTTTAAACTTAGGTGTGTACCCCATTAGCATTGACACCGAAGAATTTAAGCGCAAAGCAGAGTCGCCTAAAGTCGAAAAGCTGTCTCAATCTTATCGCACGCAAGGGACAGGTCAATTTAAGCTTTTAGGCATTGATCGTTTAGATTACACCAAGGGTTTAGAGTTAAAGTTAAAGGGCTTTCAAAAAGCCTTACGCATGTATCCCGAGCTGGTGGGAAAAGTCAGCCTTTTGCAGGTGGCGGTTCCGACAAGACTTAAAGTTCCACTTTATGGCGAGATCAAAAAAAACCTGGATCAGCTCGTGGGCGCAATCAACGGTGAATTTGGGACCCCTGATTATGTTCCGGTTCAATACATTTTTAAATCAATCTCTGAAGAAACTCTTTTAGCTCTATATCGTCGGGCCGATGCCACCTTGGTTACAAGTAAGCGGGATGGTATGAATTTGGTCGCTATGGAGTATGTGATTGCCCAAGACATTCAAACACCCGGAGTTCTTATTTTAAGTGAGTTCACCGGAGCGGCCTCTCTCTTGCCGGATGCTTTGATCATAAATCCTTGGGATGCGGAAATGGTGGCAAAATCCATTCATCGTTCGTTTACTATGCCCTTAGAAGAAAAAAGACAGCGCATGCACAATTTACAACAGACTTTGATGCGCTATTCGGCATCAGCATGGGCGGAAGGCTTTCTCGCCGATCTTGAACAACACGACGCCATGATTAAAAAAGACTGCCAAACTCTTCCGGCGTCTCCAGATCACTGGCCGTCGCAGATGCAAATTCATTTGCGATCTAATAAGGTCCGTTTGATTTTAGATTATGATGGAACATTAACCCCACTCAAACCGAAACCGGAGCTCGCGGTCCTAGATCCCGCCGTGCGGGAAGTAATTGCCAAATTAAATGATGATATCGAAGTCTTTATCGTCAGCGGTCGTCCTCGCAGCTTCTTAGAGGAACAATTTGGCAATATGCCCGTGAATTTAGTGGCGGAACATGGTGCCTTCTACAAACTTGCCGGACAGAAATGGCAAAGCCGTATTAATTCCGACATTCGCTCTTGGTATAATGACGTCAGCAGCGCGATGGAGTCCTACAGTGTGAAGGTCCCTTTTTCTTTTGTGGAAAAAAAGGAAGCTTCGATTGTTTGGCATTACCGACAATCCCCGCCGGAATTTGCGGATTATATGGCAAAAAAATTAGATGACGAACTCAACACCTGTTTGGGTAACCAGCCCGTCTCTATTATGATGGGTTCTAAAATCGTCGAAGCCAAGGCCAACGAATGTAATAAGGGCAGCTTCTTGCGCTGGCTGATGCAGTCCTCATTTCGGGACACCGCTTATTATATCTGCGTGGGGGATGATCGCACCGACGAAGACATGTTTAAGGTTTTAGAAAATAAGGGTGTCGGTATTAAGGTTGGTATGTCAGCGACATCAGCGTCTTATAGAATTTCCTCACAAAGCGAAGTCCTTTCTTTGCTGACGTCGATGAACACATTTATTCGTAACCAGTACGGTTTTTTGAGGAGCGCCAATGCTTGA
- the glgX gene encoding glycogen debranching protein GlgX translates to MSRECWRGSPNPLGATVNKDGVNFALYSENAEKVFLCLYDDQDQETDRIELKEQTYKVWHGFIPGIKPGQAYGYRVEGPFDPEKGHYFNSHKLLLDPYAKALSKEIQWDNSLFHYNFGGDDAHRSFNEQDSGKSAAKSLVIDDSFNWSSDRHPQVPWNKTIIYETHVKGVSQLRKDIPENLRGTYAGLAHPNMIEHFKTLGVTTIELLPVHQFIEDQTLQEKSLSNYWGYNTISYFSPALKYSSTQNPGDQVQEFKAMVKTLHAAGLEVILDVVYNHTAEGNHLGPMLSFKGIDNAAYYRLNPESPEHYMDYTGCGNTLNVQNPHVLRLITDSLRYWVTEMHVDGFRFDLASALAREMFDVNQLHSFFAILQQDPVLSQVKLIAEPWDLGEGGYQVGNFPDYWSEWNDKYRDTVRGFWKGEEGRLADLGYRLMGSSDLYESSGRGPCASINFITAHDGFTLHDLVSYDHKHNEANNEDNRDGNDNNHSANWGHEGETQNTDINNLRTRIKKNLLATLFLSQGVPMLTAGDELGRTQKGNNNAYCQDNELSWIHWDAADPDLLNFTRNLIAVRNEHPAFHRRHYFEGESLRPGGKKDVFWFLPNGDEMTEEQWTQNYAKCLALSISGTNIQEFDEKGQLVKDKDFIWLLNGSDHNIPFSFPKSLQSAQWKLIIDTNQKNSFPLKEMDLRNPLNLTPHSLMLIQKTN, encoded by the coding sequence ATGTCACGCGAGTGCTGGCGCGGCTCCCCCAACCCCCTAGGAGCTACGGTTAATAAAGATGGTGTTAATTTTGCGCTTTATTCAGAAAATGCCGAAAAAGTTTTCTTATGTCTTTACGATGACCAAGATCAAGAAACGGATCGCATCGAGCTTAAAGAACAAACCTACAAAGTCTGGCACGGCTTCATCCCGGGCATAAAACCAGGACAAGCTTACGGGTACCGCGTCGAGGGTCCTTTTGATCCAGAAAAGGGACATTACTTTAACTCTCATAAACTTCTGCTGGATCCTTACGCTAAAGCTCTTTCTAAAGAAATCCAGTGGGACAATTCTTTGTTTCATTATAACTTCGGTGGGGACGATGCTCATCGCAGTTTTAATGAACAAGACAGCGGCAAGAGTGCGGCAAAATCCTTAGTTATCGACGATAGCTTTAATTGGAGCTCTGATCGTCACCCGCAAGTTCCTTGGAACAAAACCATTATTTATGAGACCCACGTCAAAGGCGTGTCGCAGCTGCGAAAAGACATTCCTGAGAATTTGCGCGGGACTTATGCAGGACTTGCTCATCCGAATATGATTGAGCATTTTAAAACCTTGGGTGTTACCACGATTGAACTTTTACCCGTGCATCAGTTTATTGAAGACCAAACCTTGCAAGAAAAGTCTTTATCAAACTATTGGGGATATAATACAATTTCCTATTTCTCCCCGGCTTTAAAATATTCATCAACTCAAAATCCGGGCGACCAAGTACAAGAATTTAAAGCCATGGTAAAGACCCTGCACGCCGCAGGTTTAGAAGTTATTCTAGACGTCGTGTACAATCACACGGCGGAAGGAAATCATTTAGGACCCATGCTAAGCTTTAAAGGGATTGATAATGCCGCTTACTATCGCTTAAACCCCGAATCCCCAGAACATTACATGGACTATACAGGGTGCGGGAACACCTTGAACGTGCAAAATCCCCACGTCTTAAGACTGATCACGGACAGTCTGCGCTATTGGGTGACGGAAATGCATGTCGATGGATTCCGTTTTGATTTGGCTTCTGCTTTAGCGCGCGAAATGTTTGACGTAAATCAATTGCATTCGTTTTTTGCCATCCTTCAGCAAGACCCCGTTTTATCCCAAGTCAAACTGATCGCCGAGCCCTGGGATCTTGGCGAAGGTGGATATCAAGTCGGCAATTTCCCGGATTATTGGTCAGAATGGAATGATAAGTATCGCGACACCGTGCGCGGATTTTGGAAAGGCGAAGAAGGTCGTCTGGCAGATCTAGGATATCGTTTGATGGGCTCAAGCGATCTTTATGAATCCTCAGGCCGGGGGCCGTGCGCAAGTATAAACTTTATCACCGCTCACGATGGTTTTACGTTGCATGATTTGGTCAGCTATGATCACAAGCACAATGAGGCCAACAACGAGGACAACCGCGACGGCAATGACAATAATCACAGCGCCAATTGGGGTCATGAAGGCGAAACTCAAAATACAGATATCAATAACTTGCGTACAAGAATTAAGAAAAATCTTTTAGCCACTTTATTTTTATCTCAAGGGGTTCCGATGTTGACGGCCGGAGATGAACTGGGTCGCACTCAAAAAGGAAATAACAATGCCTATTGCCAGGATAACGAACTCAGCTGGATACATTGGGACGCTGCCGATCCTGATCTTTTGAACTTTACCCGAAACTTGATTGCCGTTCGTAACGAACACCCCGCATTTCATCGCCGTCATTATTTCGAAGGTGAGAGTCTTCGTCCGGGAGGAAAAAAAGACGTCTTTTGGTTTTTACCCAATGGCGATGAGATGACAGAAGAACAATGGACCCAAAACTATGCCAAATGCTTAGCGCTTTCTATAAGTGGCACTAACATCCAGGAATTTGATGAAAAAGGTCAACTGGTGAAAGACAAAGACTTTATTTGGCTCTTAAATGGCAGCGATCACAACATTCCATTTTCATTTCCGAAGTCTCTTCAAAGTGCACAATGGAAATTGATTATTGATACTAATCAAAAAAACTCGTTTCCACTAAAAGAAATGGATTTAAGAAACCCACTCAACCTGACTCCGCACAGTTTAATGCTCATTCAGAAAACAAACTAA
- a CDS encoding maltotransferase domain-containing protein — protein MQIDKLFNESENPPSIVVIDRVLPEIDSGKFAIKRYIDEEIKITAHLLVHGHDLPKGRLWYRHETEKNYTKVDLVSKGNDEWEASFKPKKLGRYLCKIEAAKDSFTTWTTDLKKRINAQQDIKVDLQIGESIIKHTWRHTPQGKHKDILGEALRTIGTWSSEKSQTPKTILNFFSSPVLEAAMNEFFENPVWYDHELPIQVEPLLARYSSWYEFFPRSTVSKDIPHGTFKMAQDRLNYIKDMGFNVVYFPPIHPVGREFRKGKNNSTKAEAGDVGSPWAIGAKEGGHKDILPALGTLKDFKGLIEKARSLKMEIAMDIAFQCAPDHPYVKAHPEWFKHRPDGTIQYAENPPKKYQDIYPFDFECKEWKSLWQELLSVVTYWVNQGVRVFRVDNPHTKPFHFWEWLIREVRLKNPEVIFLAEAFTRPKMMAYLAKAGFSQSYTYFTWRNVKWELTQYMTELTQTELKDYFGANFWPNTPDILHEHLQEDNPGVYKQRLILAATLMSNYGIYGPAFELMSYQPKEKGSEEYLHSEKYEVKNWNLDDPRSLAPFIRQINQIRENHPSLQQNRTFRFHPVDNESIIAYSKTHGDEKIVVVVNLDSRRSQSGLVELPLIDWKIAESENYEMEDLLTGVFYTWRGWRNFVELRPNQPAHIFKLKTHKNKLVASGANA, from the coding sequence ATGCAGATAGACAAGCTCTTTAATGAATCAGAAAATCCTCCATCCATCGTCGTGATAGATCGCGTTTTGCCAGAGATAGATTCAGGTAAATTCGCTATCAAAAGATACATCGACGAAGAAATAAAAATCACCGCGCATTTGCTGGTGCATGGTCATGACTTGCCCAAAGGTCGATTGTGGTATCGACACGAAACTGAAAAGAATTACACCAAGGTCGATTTAGTTTCCAAAGGCAATGATGAATGGGAAGCTTCATTTAAACCCAAAAAGCTAGGCCGTTACCTTTGTAAAATTGAAGCGGCCAAAGATTCCTTTACGACCTGGACCACAGATTTGAAAAAGCGCATCAATGCCCAACAAGATATCAAGGTTGATTTGCAAATCGGTGAATCCATTATAAAGCACACCTGGCGCCATACGCCTCAAGGCAAGCATAAAGACATTTTAGGAGAAGCACTGAGAACGATAGGCACGTGGAGTTCGGAAAAGTCGCAGACACCAAAAACAATTTTGAATTTCTTTAGCAGTCCTGTTCTTGAAGCGGCGATGAATGAATTCTTTGAAAATCCGGTGTGGTACGACCATGAACTGCCAATTCAAGTAGAACCCCTTTTGGCTCGCTATAGCAGTTGGTATGAATTCTTTCCGCGCTCAACAGTCAGTAAAGACATTCCTCATGGCACCTTTAAGATGGCTCAAGATCGGTTGAACTATATTAAAGATATGGGATTTAATGTTGTTTACTTTCCCCCGATCCATCCGGTCGGTCGTGAGTTTCGCAAAGGAAAAAACAACAGTACCAAGGCTGAAGCGGGTGACGTGGGAAGTCCTTGGGCGATTGGTGCGAAAGAAGGCGGACATAAAGACATTCTCCCAGCTCTTGGAACCTTAAAAGATTTCAAAGGCCTTATTGAGAAAGCACGTTCCCTAAAAATGGAAATTGCGATGGACATCGCTTTTCAGTGTGCACCTGATCACCCTTACGTCAAAGCGCATCCAGAATGGTTCAAACATCGCCCGGATGGCACGATTCAGTATGCCGAAAATCCTCCTAAAAAATACCAAGATATTTACCCCTTTGATTTTGAATGCAAAGAGTGGAAATCCCTGTGGCAAGAACTTTTAAGTGTGGTGACTTATTGGGTAAATCAGGGGGTCCGCGTATTTAGGGTGGATAATCCGCACACAAAGCCTTTCCATTTTTGGGAATGGTTGATTCGAGAGGTTCGCTTAAAAAATCCCGAAGTGATTTTTTTAGCGGAAGCTTTCACGCGTCCTAAGATGATGGCTTACCTTGCCAAGGCGGGCTTTAGCCAGTCATACACTTACTTCACCTGGAGAAATGTGAAATGGGAGCTCACTCAATATATGACCGAGCTTACCCAAACCGAGCTCAAAGATTATTTCGGTGCGAATTTCTGGCCCAACACGCCGGATATTTTGCACGAGCATTTACAGGAAGATAATCCGGGTGTTTATAAGCAGCGTCTCATCTTGGCGGCCACTCTGATGAGCAATTATGGCATTTACGGTCCGGCCTTTGAGTTGATGTCTTATCAACCTAAAGAAAAGGGCAGCGAAGAATATCTGCATTCCGAAAAATATGAAGTGAAAAACTGGAACTTGGATGATCCAAGGTCGCTGGCGCCCTTTATCAGACAAATCAATCAGATCCGAGAAAATCATCCGTCCCTGCAGCAAAATCGCACCTTCCGTTTTCATCCCGTAGATAATGAAAGCATCATTGCTTATTCTAAAACTCATGGGGATGAGAAAATCGTGGTGGTTGTGAATTTGGACTCCCGACGTTCCCAATCGGGATTGGTCGAGCTTCCGCTTATTGATTGGAAGATCGCGGAATCGGAAAATTATGAAATGGAAGATCTGCTGACAGGTGTGTTTTACACCTGGCGGGGATGGCGTAATTTTGTCGAATTAAGACCCAATCAGCCTGCACACATTTTTAAACTTAAAACTCATAAAAATAAATTGGTGGCTTCAGGAGCAAATGCATGA
- a CDS encoding mechanosensitive ion channel family protein, whose amino-acid sequence MLEQIPQDLLGEVQQATSLGWLLMLAMAAVGTIVIKAALKFVSLRLEKIRLHFKGIADDIIIEVLNHTKSWAIFMWIMHGIVQSTEAASPAKRGVFIAFVVLSALQVVVWGLRAISVWKEGYLKIRVGKDRSAASAIGLMSTGIQAVFIAAVILMCLSNLGVDIAALIAGLGIGGIAVALAAQNILGDLFGSLSIVLDKPFVVGDFIVVGNDMGTVENIGVKTTRLRSLSGEELIFANKDLLESRVKNFKRMYERRAVLNFDISYFTPVEKLQQIPTWIEGFVKEQDLLRFERCHLSTFTDSSLKYELVYWVTDPDQGKYMDRQQALIYKILGRFEEEGISFALGSRSLIIQSEELEDAPRPLVVSNQHGQDVAH is encoded by the coding sequence ATGCTTGAACAAATTCCCCAAGATCTATTAGGTGAAGTCCAACAGGCCACTTCCTTAGGATGGCTTTTGATGCTGGCGATGGCGGCCGTCGGAACGATCGTTATCAAAGCCGCATTAAAATTTGTTAGCCTTCGTTTAGAAAAAATCCGATTACATTTTAAGGGTATTGCGGATGACATTATTATTGAGGTCCTAAACCACACCAAGTCCTGGGCCATCTTTATGTGGATCATGCACGGCATAGTTCAGAGTACCGAAGCCGCGTCCCCGGCAAAGCGGGGGGTCTTTATTGCTTTTGTGGTTTTGTCAGCCCTGCAAGTCGTGGTTTGGGGTTTAAGAGCCATCTCCGTATGGAAAGAAGGTTATCTAAAAATCCGCGTGGGCAAAGATCGCAGTGCTGCTTCGGCCATTGGACTTATGAGCACGGGTATCCAAGCCGTTTTTATCGCTGCCGTGATCTTGATGTGTTTAAGTAACTTAGGAGTGGATATCGCCGCCCTGATTGCGGGCTTAGGCATCGGTGGTATCGCGGTGGCTTTGGCCGCGCAAAATATTTTAGGGGATCTTTTCGGCTCGCTTTCAATTGTTTTAGATAAGCCTTTTGTGGTTGGAGATTTTATTGTTGTCGGAAACGACATGGGAACAGTTGAAAACATTGGCGTCAAGACCACTCGTTTGCGCAGTCTTTCGGGTGAAGAATTGATCTTTGCTAATAAAGACCTTTTAGAAAGTCGCGTGAAAAACTTTAAGCGCATGTATGAACGTCGTGCCGTTTTAAATTTTGATATCAGTTATTTTACGCCGGTGGAAAAACTGCAACAAATCCCCACTTGGATTGAAGGATTCGTCAAGGAACAAGATCTTTTACGCTTTGAGCGCTGCCATCTTTCCACTTTCACCGACAGCTCTTTAAAATACGAACTCGTCTATTGGGTGACCGATCCTGATCAAGGAAAATATATGGATCGTCAGCAAGCCCTGATTTATAAAATCTTAGGTCGCTTTGAAGAAGAAGGCATTTCATTTGCCCTGGGCAGCCGCTCGCTGATTATTCAATCTGAAGAATTAGAAGACGCTCCCCGCCCCTTGGTCGTCAGCAACCAGCACGGCCAAGACGTGGCCCATTAG
- a CDS encoding SDR family NAD(P)-dependent oxidoreductase: MAKKLAVITGASSGIGYELAKQFAQNGYDIFITSESPGIYNAELEFREFGTQVHVLEMDLRDSEGVELLYSRIKALNRPIDAIAINAGVGVGGASFSKTELHREIDMVKLNVISTIHLTKLVLNDMLAQKSGKILFTSSVAALMPGPYESVYAGTKSFILSFAEALRYEVQDKGVTITALLPGPTETGFFRRACMEDTIVGKSKKDHPARVAEQGFAALMRGDDICVAGSMMNKLQSFTARFLSYSAVTRMHGSMSKPTKAANR; the protein is encoded by the coding sequence ATGGCAAAAAAACTTGCAGTGATCACTGGCGCATCAAGCGGCATAGGGTATGAGCTCGCTAAACAATTCGCCCAAAACGGGTATGATATTTTTATCACTTCTGAAAGCCCAGGGATCTATAACGCCGAATTAGAGTTCCGTGAATTCGGGACGCAGGTCCATGTATTGGAAATGGATCTTCGCGACAGCGAAGGCGTTGAACTCCTGTACAGTCGTATTAAAGCGTTAAACAGGCCCATTGATGCCATCGCAATCAATGCAGGTGTCGGTGTAGGTGGCGCGAGCTTTTCGAAAACGGAACTGCACCGTGAAATCGACATGGTAAAACTGAATGTGATTTCCACTATCCATCTAACGAAGCTTGTGCTCAATGATATGTTAGCGCAAAAAAGCGGAAAGATTTTATTCACCTCGTCCGTCGCGGCCTTGATGCCGGGACCCTATGAGTCTGTTTACGCGGGGACAAAGTCCTTTATTTTATCTTTCGCCGAAGCCTTAAGATACGAAGTTCAAGATAAGGGTGTGACGATCACCGCCCTTTTGCCCGGTCCCACGGAAACGGGATTTTTTAGAAGAGCTTGCATGGAGGACACCATCGTCGGCAAATCCAAAAAAGACCATCCCGCTCGCGTGGCCGAGCAAGGCTTTGCCGCGCTGATGAGGGGGGATGATATATGTGTGGCGGGCTCGATGATGAATAAGCTTCAATCATTCACGGCAAGATTTTTATCTTACTCTGCCGTCACACGTATGCATGGAAGTATGTCTAAACCCACTAAAGCGGCCAATAGATAG